A window from Brevinematales bacterium encodes these proteins:
- a CDS encoding thiazole synthase codes for MDQLIIGDITLKNRLIIGTGKFSSYEYIPEIISNTGCEMVTVAVRRARDGTQKPLKDYIPEGVKILVNTSGARNAEEALKIAKIGRELLGSNLIKVEIIPDTKYLMPDNREVIRACEMLANEGFKPFPYMMPDLVSARYMVKAGAVCVMPLGAPIGTNKGLITKYFIEMIKNELDVPVIVDAGIGKPSQAAEAMEIGVDAILINTAIATSKDPVKTAIAFAKAIEAGRIAYLSGLPSEKIFAEPSSPMEEYLTGFLRK; via the coding sequence ATGGATCAACTCATAATAGGTGACATAACACTTAAAAATAGACTAATAATAGGTACAGGCAAGTTTAGCAGTTATGAATACATACCAGAAATAATATCTAACACTGGCTGCGAGATGGTAACAGTCGCAGTAAGACGAGCAAGAGATGGTACCCAGAAACCCTTAAAAGATTATATACCAGAGGGGGTAAAGATACTTGTAAACACATCTGGAGCTAGAAATGCAGAAGAAGCACTAAAAATAGCTAAAATTGGCAGAGAACTTCTTGGTAGTAATCTTATAAAGGTTGAAATAATACCTGATACTAAATATCTTATGCCTGATAATAGAGAAGTAATAAGAGCATGCGAAATGTTAGCAAACGAAGGATTTAAACCTTTTCCTTACATGATGCCAGATTTAGTTTCTGCCAGATATATGGTTAAAGCTGGGGCTGTCTGCGTTATGCCTTTAGGAGCACCTATCGGAACTAACAAAGGATTAATCACCAAGTACTTTATCGAGATGATAAAAAATGAACTCGATGTACCCGTTATAGTTGATGCAGGTATAGGTAAACCATCTCAGGCTGCAGAAGCAATGGAAATAGGAGTAGATGCTATACTAATAAATACTGCAATAGCAACATCAAAAGATCCCGTAAAAACCGCCATAGCTTTCGCAAAAGCAATAGAAGCAGGTAGAATAGCATATCTCTCAGGTCTGCCTTCTGAAAAGATATTTGCTGAACCTTCATCACCAATGGAAGAATATTTAACAGGATTCCTGAGAAAATAA
- the thiS gene encoding sulfur carrier protein ThiS, producing the protein MKVTINGQKTEVNLENLKEILEKLGYNIHSYVVVLNGEIVPKSKIPELTIKEGDDIEILTIMGGG; encoded by the coding sequence ATGAAGGTAACTATAAATGGGCAAAAAACTGAGGTAAATCTGGAAAATCTAAAAGAAATCCTTGAAAAGCTAGGATACAACATACACAGTTATGTGGTAGTACTAAACGGCGAAATAGTACCAAAAAGCAAAATTCCAGAACTAACTATTAAAGAAGGTGACGATATAGAAATTCTTACAATAATGGGAGGTGGATAA
- a CDS encoding 23S rRNA (pseudouridine(1915)-N(3))-methyltransferase RlmH, which yields MFVIRIISVGKIHYKELIQTISRFKNMISRFARVEEIEIGESRKNYPRNLEEEGTKILHKIKDEDFIVLLDRDGKEITSEDFAYLIKRNMDIGRNITFIIGGHQGVDVSVKTRSNFTLSFSKMTFGHNVFRVMLYEQIYRAFSIISGTPYHK from the coding sequence ATGTTTGTTATAAGGATAATATCAGTTGGGAAGATACACTATAAGGAATTGATTCAAACTATTTCGAGATTTAAGAACATGATTTCTAGGTTTGCTAGAGTAGAAGAAATAGAAATTGGAGAGTCAAGAAAGAACTACCCTAGAAACCTTGAAGAGGAGGGTACAAAAATACTACACAAAATCAAGGATGAAGATTTTATCGTACTTCTTGACAGAGATGGTAAAGAAATTACATCAGAAGATTTTGCTTACTTAATTAAGCGGAATATGGATATAGGTAGAAATATAACCTTTATAATAGGTGGACATCAAGGTGTAGATGTTTCTGTAAAAACAAGATCAAATTTTACTTTATCTTTTTCGAAAATGACATTTGGCCATAACGTGTTTAGGGTTATGTTATATGAGCAAATATATAGGGCATTTTCGATAATATCTGGTACTCCTTATCATAAATGA
- a CDS encoding NAD(P)H-dependent oxidoreductase subunit E, producing the protein METVKSGQQVDKRWKIIEGQLKLHQYRKDSLIEILHKAQEAFGFLTDEVLTYIANALKLPKSYVYGVVTFYHFFKLKPQGKHVIVLCMGTACYVKGANKIVEYMKEKYDTDLGQTTKDNLVSFMSARCVGACGVAPAAIVDGVLEPYFSIEKLESKIQEWKKENNSQSEN; encoded by the coding sequence ATGGAAACTGTTAAAAGTGGACAACAAGTTGATAAGAGATGGAAGATAATAGAAGGTCAGCTCAAATTACACCAATACAGGAAAGATTCTTTAATAGAAATATTACATAAGGCTCAAGAAGCATTCGGATTTTTAACAGATGAAGTCCTAACATACATAGCAAACGCCTTGAAACTTCCAAAGTCCTATGTTTACGGCGTTGTAACATTCTACCATTTCTTCAAACTTAAACCTCAAGGTAAACATGTCATAGTCCTCTGTATGGGAACTGCCTGCTATGTGAAAGGTGCTAATAAGATAGTTGAGTATATGAAGGAAAAGTATGATACGGATTTAGGCCAAACTACAAAAGATAACCTCGTGAGTTTTATGTCAGCAAGGTGTGTTGGAGCTTGTGGAGTTGCCCCTGCTGCGATAGTTGACGGAGTTCTTGAACCATACTTTTCTATAGAAAAACTTGAAAGCAAAATACAGGAATGGAAAAAAGAAAACAACTCGCAATCTGAAAACTAA
- a CDS encoding M23 family metallopeptidase, whose protein sequence is MNRFSDRIKENLNALLYDFRRWLKIKNSEIQKWGHEKLTIMFVPHSEKRVITIHISNFALLFVSIILSIIVVTSIIAVSNRKMTDQKVIRLEKQNEIKDQYINNFINNANLLKDRFASFRSDVNKIFSLTTLQNVNSEIKYPEKQEEDKTPISSVDDVIYNKPKEIDELYKLRKEIEIYKIQIQKFAKFVENSQNVIKYIPSVWPIKDGSGHITSKFGYRRDPFMNVAKFHSGIDIAHWPGTPVIATADGVVSSAGWSGGYGKVVKISHKYGFVSVYGHLMSIYVSEGQFVRKGQIIGSVGMSGRATGYHLHYEVRIGTELVDPMPYLSIRLFE, encoded by the coding sequence ATGAATAGGTTTTCTGATAGAATAAAAGAAAATTTAAATGCTCTGCTTTATGATTTCAGGAGGTGGTTAAAAATTAAAAACTCTGAAATACAGAAGTGGGGGCACGAAAAGTTAACTATAATGTTTGTTCCTCATTCTGAAAAGAGAGTTATAACGATTCATATATCCAATTTTGCATTACTTTTTGTTTCTATAATTCTATCAATTATTGTTGTAACATCAATTATTGCAGTTTCGAATAGAAAGATGACAGATCAAAAGGTTATAAGACTTGAAAAACAGAATGAGATTAAGGATCAGTATATAAACAATTTCATCAATAATGCTAATCTTCTCAAGGACAGATTTGCTAGCTTTAGGTCTGATGTGAATAAGATATTTTCTCTAACTACTTTGCAAAACGTAAATAGTGAGATAAAGTATCCAGAGAAACAAGAAGAAGATAAAACACCTATTTCTTCTGTTGATGATGTTATATATAACAAGCCGAAAGAAATTGATGAACTTTATAAACTGAGAAAGGAAATAGAAATATACAAAATACAGATACAGAAATTTGCTAAGTTTGTTGAGAATTCTCAAAATGTTATAAAATATATACCTTCAGTTTGGCCAATAAAGGATGGTAGTGGACATATAACTTCAAAATTTGGTTATAGAAGAGATCCATTTATGAATGTAGCTAAATTTCATTCAGGTATCGATATAGCTCATTGGCCTGGAACGCCAGTTATAGCGACAGCAGATGGTGTTGTTTCCTCAGCAGGTTGGTCTGGTGGCTATGGGAAAGTTGTAAAGATATCTCATAAATATGGATTTGTTTCAGTTTATGGACATCTTATGTCCATTTATGTATCTGAGGGACAATTTGTTAGAAAAGGGCAGATTATAGGTTCTGTTGGAATGTCCGGTAGAGCAACAGGTTATCACTTGCATTATGAAGTTAGAATAGGTACAGAACTAGTTGATCCGATGCCTTACTTGTCTATCAGATTGTTTGAGTAG
- the gatB gene encoding Asp-tRNA(Asn)/Glu-tRNA(Gln) amidotransferase subunit GatB, with the protein MEYEPVIGLEVHVQLNTKSKLFCSCSTEFGAEPNSNTCPICMGYPGVLPKLNYEALKKAIMVGIALNCKIAKYTKFDRKSYFYPDLPKGYQISQYDMPLNYEGYLEFESLDGSIKRVRIIRAHLEEDAGKLIHAENGNESYVDLNRAGTPLVEIVSYPDIFSVDEAYHYLQTLKNTMKYIGVSDVNMEEGSLRVDANISIRPKGSNKLGTKVEIKNMNSFNFLKKALEYEIKRQISILDKGEKIIQETRLFDPESGKTYTMRTKEEAEDYRYFPDPDLPPVVISDETVESIKKEIPELPYDKYKRFKSEYNLPSYDAQLLTEDKSLADYFEKVVKSFKGDPKKVSNWIMSEVMRYLNEEKIEISSFGVKPEHISELLNMVEDNKISIKIAKDIFPEMIKTLKSPSKIVEEKGLIQVSDASEIEKICKEVIQENPLETEKYRSGKTNVLGFLVGQVMKKTQGKANPKLVNEILTKLLSK; encoded by the coding sequence ATGGAATACGAACCAGTCATAGGATTAGAAGTACATGTACAATTGAATACAAAGTCAAAATTATTTTGCTCATGCTCCACAGAATTCGGTGCAGAACCAAACTCAAATACCTGTCCCATATGCATGGGATATCCAGGAGTACTCCCGAAACTCAACTATGAAGCACTGAAAAAGGCTATCATGGTAGGAATTGCACTCAATTGTAAAATCGCAAAATATACTAAATTCGACAGAAAAAGCTACTTCTACCCAGATCTACCTAAAGGATATCAAATTTCACAATACGACATGCCACTAAATTATGAAGGATACCTCGAATTTGAAAGCTTAGATGGAAGTATAAAAAGAGTTAGAATAATAAGAGCACATCTAGAAGAAGATGCAGGCAAACTAATACACGCAGAAAACGGTAATGAGAGTTACGTAGATCTGAATAGAGCAGGTACCCCTCTAGTAGAAATAGTTTCATACCCAGATATATTTAGTGTAGATGAAGCTTATCACTACTTACAAACCCTTAAGAATACCATGAAGTATATAGGCGTAAGCGATGTAAATATGGAAGAAGGGTCTTTAAGAGTTGATGCCAATATCTCCATTAGACCAAAAGGCAGCAATAAACTCGGAACCAAAGTCGAGATAAAAAATATGAATTCATTTAACTTCCTAAAAAAAGCTCTCGAATATGAAATCAAAAGGCAAATATCTATACTAGATAAAGGGGAAAAGATAATACAGGAAACAAGATTATTCGATCCTGAAAGCGGGAAAACCTATACAATGCGAACAAAAGAAGAAGCAGAAGACTATAGGTACTTTCCAGATCCCGATTTACCACCAGTAGTAATATCAGATGAAACTGTTGAGTCAATAAAGAAAGAAATACCCGAGCTACCTTACGATAAGTATAAGAGGTTTAAATCAGAATATAATCTACCATCTTATGATGCACAACTACTGACAGAAGATAAAAGTCTAGCAGATTACTTTGAAAAGGTAGTAAAAAGCTTCAAAGGCGATCCTAAAAAAGTTTCAAATTGGATTATGAGTGAAGTAATGAGATATCTAAACGAAGAAAAAATAGAAATATCGTCTTTCGGTGTAAAACCAGAACACATATCAGAACTACTAAATATGGTTGAGGATAACAAGATAAGTATAAAAATAGCAAAGGATATATTCCCGGAAATGATAAAAACTTTAAAATCTCCCTCAAAGATCGTCGAAGAAAAAGGACTCATACAAGTCTCTGATGCTTCTGAAATAGAAAAAATATGCAAAGAGGTTATCCAAGAAAACCCATTAGAAACTGAAAAATATAGATCAGGTAAAACTAATGTACTAGGATTTCTGGTAGGCCAAGTCATGAAAAAAACTCAAGGAAAAGCAAACCCAAAACTCGTAAACGAAATTCTAACTAAGTTGTTAAGCAAATAA
- the ilvD gene encoding dihydroxy-acid dehydratase, with translation MPRLRSSDFDGYHRAPNRSLMRAVGFKDEDFTKPLIGIASTWAEITPCNIHINDLAREAKRGIIENGGAAMIFNTITVADGIAMGTEGMRYSLPSREIIADSVEDVVNAERFDAVIGIGGCDKNMPGLMMAFFRLDLPSIFLYGGTIRPGKYKGVDIDIVSVFEAVGQFNAGKISKEDLIEIEKRALPGPGSCGGMYTANTMAMAIEAMGFSLPNSSSNYAESPEKMRDAYESGKKIVELVDKWLTPSKIVTKKSFENAIAMVQAMGGSTNAVLHLLAMAHTIGVDLNIDDFERIRKRVPHIADLKPSGKYVMEDVYRIGGIAPIMKMLLKEGLLHGDAMTITGKTLAENLEAFPDFNEAQEVVRSLKNPLKPEGPLVILYGSLAPEGAVAKVSDIKDKFFRGPAKVYDSEEECTKALLSDQIKEGDVVVIRYEGPKGGPGMREMLQPTSIIAGKGLIGKVALITDGRFSGGSHGFIIGHVSPEAQVGGPIALVKNGDVISIDLEKREINLEVSKEELDRRRKEWKEPELKYKKGVLYKYAKLVSSASKGAVTDA, from the coding sequence ATGCCGAGATTAAGGAGTAGTGATTTTGATGGTTACCACAGAGCACCTAATAGATCTCTAATGAGAGCAGTTGGTTTTAAGGATGAAGATTTTACAAAACCACTTATAGGTATTGCGTCAACATGGGCAGAAATAACTCCATGTAATATTCATATTAATGATTTAGCGAGAGAAGCAAAAAGAGGCATAATTGAGAATGGTGGAGCAGCTATGATATTCAATACAATAACTGTAGCAGATGGTATTGCTATGGGAACGGAAGGGATGAGATATAGCCTTCCGAGTAGAGAAATAATAGCAGATAGCGTTGAAGATGTTGTGAATGCTGAAAGGTTTGATGCGGTTATTGGTATAGGAGGGTGTGATAAGAATATGCCGGGTTTGATGATGGCATTTTTCAGACTTGACTTGCCTTCCATATTTCTTTATGGTGGTACTATAAGACCCGGTAAATATAAGGGAGTTGATATTGATATAGTTAGTGTATTTGAAGCTGTGGGTCAGTTTAATGCAGGTAAGATATCAAAAGAAGACCTTATTGAAATAGAGAAGAGAGCATTACCTGGTCCTGGATCTTGTGGTGGTATGTATACTGCAAATACTATGGCTATGGCTATCGAAGCAATGGGATTTAGTTTACCTAATAGTTCTTCTAATTATGCGGAAAGTCCTGAAAAAATGAGAGATGCTTACGAGTCGGGTAAAAAAATAGTAGAATTAGTCGATAAGTGGTTAACTCCTAGTAAGATTGTTACTAAGAAATCGTTTGAAAATGCTATTGCTATGGTTCAAGCTATGGGTGGTTCAACTAATGCTGTATTACATCTACTTGCTATGGCTCATACGATAGGGGTGGATCTTAATATTGATGACTTTGAGAGAATAAGAAAACGAGTACCCCATATAGCAGATCTAAAACCTAGTGGCAAGTATGTTATGGAAGATGTATACAGGATAGGTGGTATAGCACCAATAATGAAAATGCTTCTAAAAGAAGGATTGTTGCATGGAGATGCTATGACTATAACTGGCAAAACATTGGCTGAAAACCTTGAAGCTTTTCCTGATTTCAATGAAGCACAAGAAGTTGTGAGAAGTTTGAAAAATCCCTTGAAACCAGAGGGACCTCTTGTGATACTTTATGGTAGTTTAGCACCAGAAGGAGCTGTCGCAAAGGTTTCGGATATCAAAGATAAGTTCTTCAGAGGACCTGCCAAAGTATATGATTCAGAAGAAGAATGTACAAAAGCATTACTTTCTGATCAAATTAAAGAGGGAGATGTTGTTGTTATAAGATACGAAGGACCAAAGGGAGGTCCTGGTATGAGAGAGATGTTACAACCAACGTCTATAATAGCAGGTAAAGGACTTATAGGTAAGGTTGCTTTGATAACAGATGGTAGATTTTCTGGGGGATCTCATGGATTTATAATTGGACATGTTTCACCGGAGGCTCAAGTTGGAGGTCCTATAGCACTGGTTAAAAACGGGGATGTAATATCGATTGATCTTGAAAAAAGAGAAATAAACCTTGAGGTATCAAAAGAAGAACTCGATAGAAGAAGAAAAGAATGGAAAGAACCTGAACTAAAGTATAAAAAAGGGGTCCTATATAAGTACGCCAAGCTGGTTTCTTCTGCATCAAAAGGTGCTGTAACTGATGCTTAG
- a CDS encoding LytR C-terminal domain-containing protein produces MIDIYSYRKLKLKKKKVRNWVLLALILVTSFITLALLSSISSNSFQSSYHNIVVSSNTIIVNLTKLDLDSTVWDDISKHINSKDSFVKIIMEGNVVAYYSCTNPEISVLNAKKEQDLAMNVSLHLLRKGFNIKNYGNFPLTLENSYILNRTPNKEVVYAISKILKIKVVSNFVFDENLKDDTSGIIVILGKDFDVKRMEN; encoded by the coding sequence ATGATAGATATTTATAGCTATAGGAAGCTCAAATTGAAGAAAAAGAAAGTAAGAAATTGGGTTTTACTAGCTTTGATACTAGTTACATCTTTTATAACATTGGCGTTACTGAGTTCAATAAGTAGTAATTCATTTCAATCTTCTTACCACAACATAGTAGTTTCGAGTAACACCATAATAGTTAACTTGACAAAGTTAGATTTAGATAGTACTGTTTGGGATGATATTTCAAAGCATATAAATAGTAAGGATTCTTTTGTGAAGATAATTATGGAGGGTAATGTGGTTGCTTATTATTCTTGTACTAATCCTGAAATATCTGTTTTGAATGCGAAAAAAGAGCAAGATTTAGCAATGAATGTATCTTTACATCTTCTTAGGAAAGGTTTCAATATAAAAAACTATGGTAACTTTCCGTTAACTTTGGAAAACTCTTACATACTTAATAGAACTCCGAATAAAGAAGTAGTTTATGCTATATCGAAAATTTTGAAAATAAAAGTAGTGTCAAATTTTGTTTTTGATGAAAATTTAAAAGATGACACCTCAGGTATAATTGTAATACTTGGTAAAGACTTTGACGTTAAGAGAATGGAAAATTGA
- the guaB gene encoding IMP dehydrogenase, whose product MDKFYTDEVALTFDDILILPGESNVLPSEVDTSTMLTRNIKLSIPIVSAAMDTVTDSRMAISMAQLGGIGIIHRNLSIEDQVKEVIKVKRFENIMINDPIVVKQDEDISNAIRIMEQNNISGLIVVDGGNKVVGILTRRDVRASEGRGKVSDAMTPRERLVFSYEGISIDEARSIMLKNRVEKLPVVDKEFRIKGLITMKDMEKIQSNDTSSKDGKGRLRVGAAVGTSEQDKDRVYELVKAEVDVIVIDTAHGHTTRVREMLKYIKNKFDVDVIAGNVATYEGAKFLIDSGVDAVKVGIGPGSICTTRVVTGVGVPQIFAIMEASRIAKKENIPVIADGGIKYSGDIAKAIAAGADSVMLGSLLAGTDESPGEMIIYKGRSYKIYRGMGSLGAMMSGSNRYPQGVPGKYVPEGIEGMVPYKGPLKETIYQLIGGLKSSMGYIGAANIKELQTKARFVRITNAGLRESHPHDIIITKEAPNYNTSSLNDNL is encoded by the coding sequence ATGGATAAATTTTACACCGACGAGGTTGCTTTAACCTTTGATGATATTCTTATACTACCTGGAGAGTCAAATGTATTGCCTAGCGAGGTTGATACTTCAACAATGCTTACAAGGAATATTAAATTATCAATACCTATTGTAAGTGCTGCTATGGATACTGTTACTGATTCTAGAATGGCTATTTCTATGGCTCAACTTGGGGGTATTGGTATAATCCATAGAAATCTTTCTATAGAAGATCAAGTAAAGGAAGTCATAAAAGTAAAGAGGTTCGAAAACATCATGATAAATGATCCTATAGTTGTAAAGCAAGACGAGGATATTTCAAATGCTATTAGGATTATGGAACAAAACAACATATCCGGTTTGATAGTTGTTGATGGAGGTAATAAGGTTGTTGGTATATTAACCAGGCGAGATGTTAGAGCAAGTGAGGGGAGGGGCAAAGTTAGTGATGCTATGACTCCAAGAGAGAGATTAGTTTTTTCTTATGAAGGTATATCAATAGATGAAGCTAGATCGATTATGCTGAAGAATAGAGTTGAGAAGTTACCAGTAGTAGATAAGGAATTTAGGATAAAAGGGCTTATTACTATGAAAGATATGGAGAAAATACAGAGTAACGATACTTCTTCAAAAGATGGTAAAGGTAGATTAAGAGTAGGTGCTGCAGTAGGTACTAGTGAACAGGATAAAGATAGAGTTTATGAACTTGTTAAAGCGGAGGTTGATGTGATAGTTATTGACACTGCTCATGGTCATACTACTAGAGTTAGGGAAATGCTAAAATACATAAAAAACAAGTTTGATGTTGATGTAATAGCAGGCAACGTAGCTACTTACGAAGGTGCTAAATTTTTAATAGATTCAGGAGTAGATGCTGTTAAAGTAGGTATAGGGCCAGGTTCCATATGTACGACAAGAGTTGTTACAGGTGTTGGAGTACCTCAGATATTTGCTATTATGGAAGCATCCAGAATAGCTAAAAAGGAAAATATACCAGTAATAGCGGATGGAGGTATAAAATATTCAGGTGATATAGCAAAAGCCATAGCAGCAGGTGCTGACAGTGTTATGCTAGGAAGTCTTTTAGCGGGTACTGATGAAAGCCCAGGAGAAATGATAATCTACAAAGGTAGAAGCTACAAGATATATAGGGGTATGGGATCTCTAGGAGCAATGATGTCGGGATCAAATAGATATCCTCAAGGAGTTCCCGGAAAGTATGTACCTGAAGGTATCGAAGGAATGGTACCATATAAAGGTCCGCTGAAAGAAACAATTTATCAACTTATAGGTGGATTAAAATCGTCAATGGGATACATAGGAGCGGCTAATATAAAAGAATTACAAACCAAAGCTAGATTTGTTAGGATTACTAACGCAGGATTACGAGAAAGTCATCCCCATGATATCATAATAACAAAAGAAGCACCGAATTACAATACCTCTTCATTAAATGATAACCTTTAA